Genomic segment of Neofelis nebulosa isolate mNeoNeb1 chromosome 17, mNeoNeb1.pri, whole genome shotgun sequence:
AACACCAGACCCCAACCTCAGTGCCTGCAGTcagcccagcccccaggcctGGGTCCGCCTCTCGCCCACCCATCCGTTCTATGCATCTCCTCTGCAGTGGGCTCATGGGCAGAGCCCAGCACCAAGTGAGAACCTGGCCCCCGGGAGCTCACACGATCTGCATCACGAGGTGGCTGTGAAGATTCAGGCTTCACGCGTTGTCCCCACTTGATAGCCCGTGTTGCGGTTGCCGGTATCCTCACGGCTATGCTAACGTTAAGCCATAACAATCGGCTCCAGCCCAGACCGAGTCACCCCCACCCTCTTGTTCTCAGACCTCCAGTCCCAAACCACTCCCATCTGCCCCCAGTCCTTGTTACCGACACCTGTGCCTGCTTCCCCAATCTTTGtcttccagccccacccctgcagaTGACGTACCTCCTCCACTGCCTCCCAAGGTAAGGCCTTGGGCCAACGGagctgggggccgggggcggggggctgagTCTGGGGGCTGGGGACCAGGAGGCCAGGGTCCCTAGAGGCTGGGATACTGGGCACTGTAAGGCTGGAGTCTGGGACACTAGGTCCCTTGAGGTCTGGGAGACCAGGATGCTGAACACATGGTAGTCGGGAAGGAGCATCCTTGAACCTCAGGATGGGAACTCAAAGTATTTAGCCAGAGGGACACTGGTCCCAGGACTAAGCTAGCTGGCATTAGCCCTTtagttgtgggtttgtttgtttgtttgtttgttttaacgtttactcatttttgagagagagagagagcgtgcgcgagcgagcgggggaggggcagatagagagggagacacagaatccaaagcaggctctgaactgtcagcccagagtccaatgtAAGGCTCAAACTGATGGGACCTGGAGACTATGACCTgggacctggagatcatgacctgagccagagtgggaagcttaactgatgagccacccagccgcccttgGCATTAACTCTTTAGTTGATGGAGTGTGTTGTGGGCGTCAGGGTTGACGCCTGGAATGATAGTGGGACATTGAGGGCTCAGAGCCATGAGCAAGGTCAGTTCTGGCAGAGGCAGGGTTGGGATCTAATGTATTTCCCCACACGTCTTCTCCATCTCCATAGCCCAAGTTCCGTTCTTCATCAGATGAGGGTCCCGGGAGCACTGGGGATGATGGGCAACTGAGCCCCGGGGTGCTGGTCCGGTGTGCCAGTGGGCCTCCCCCACGCACCCCCCATCTCGGGCCTCCCCCAGCCACCCGAAGCCCCCACCTAACTGCCCATTCAGGTAACGGggcaggctggggcaggaggtgggcagggggtatgggttgggcaggggaggggggtgctttGGGGACTGATTTTCCCCCACCCTGTCTCAGAACCCTCACTCTGGAACCCAACCCCCCGGGACCCTGGTCAGCCCCCATTGTTGCCCCCCAAGAaggaaaagatgaagagaaaggtgAGACCAGCTGTGTTGAGGACTCACACCTCTAGATGCCTGGGGGTGCCTAGGGGTGGGATAGTGTGTGGGGACAGGAAGAGTAACAATGACGCTAGGTGACATTTGTTGAGCGGTGCCTTTGTGCCAGACCCCGAGCTCATGTTTACACGTGGTGTAAACCTTCACAGATAGAGCTTGGTATCACAGGCAGTGACATCATCTCGCATGTCACAGATGGGGAGACGGAGGCAGAGAGGGGTACATAGCTTGCCAAGGTCATAAACCTttgaggaggcagaggcaggatttgaatgCTGGTGCTCTTGCGTCAGAGTCTTAACCCCTGCACATTCGTGtcccctccttccttttgttGGATCTGCTGCTCTGCCCCCCGTGGCCCGCCTAGGGATGTGCCCTTCTCGTGAAGTTGTTCAATGGCTGCCCCCTCCGGATCCACAGCACGGCTGCCTGGATACACCCCTCCACCAAGGGTGGGCACTCAGGAGCGTCACGGAAaggaagggggatggggagggcccttaatggaggcacagaggcaggggtgggggagggtctttttttttaatatttatttttgagagatagagcgcgCACATGCAAgaatgggggaagagcagagagagagagagagagagagagagagagagagagagacagaggttctgaagggggccctgtgctgacagcagagagcccgattcagggctcaaagtcacaaactgtgagatcacgacctgagctgaaatcaagagtcagaagcttaactgactgagccacccaggcgccccctggggaGGGTCTTAAtaggatggggaggggcagaactgAGGCAGGACCAGAGCCCAGGGTTACAGTTGAGGTTTGGGGATTAAATACGGGTAGAGTGAAAATGAATTTGTGGGTGAAAATTAGGAAAGTAAGAGTTTAGGGTCCAGGAATATCAGATATAACAGAATGGTCAGAGTTTGGGGTATAAGTTGGACCCTTTAACCTCAGCTGGAGGTTAACAGTACAGAGGCTGGGGTCTGCATTTTGGAGTCGGAAGTTTGGGAGATGGGAACgtaggcagaaagggaaaggattTGGGAATGAGAGATGTGGAGACAAGGTCAGTGAGGGGTAAATGTTAAAGACCCAGcattaggggcatctggctggctcagtcggtggagtgggcaacccttgatctcaggattgtaaggTCAAACCCcttgttaggtgtagagattacttaaaatcttttttaaaaaatgactaaaacttacttaaaaaaaaaacagagttagAGTTTGAGGGGGACACACTGGACAGAAAAAGCCACATTTCAGGGGGCCCGAGTTTGAGGATCAGTGTTGAGACAAGATTAGCATTTGGGGGTCAGGActggggaagagaaggatggAACTTCGAAGGCAATGTGGGGAAACATGACTCATGTTGGGGTCAAAGTTGAGGGGACAGGGGTCAGGATTTGCAGGTCCAGCCTTGAGAGGTAGATAAGAATGAGACCAGCTTGAGCTGGCACTGGGTCAGGGTTTGAGTTCAGATTTGGGGAGACAGAGGCTGGGAGTAAGAGAGAATTGAGCGTCAGGGCTGGAGGACAGACTAGCAGTGTTTGGGGTCAGGTCAGGGTCTGGGAGGCCCCCCCAGGATGAGGCAGGTTCCAGTGTCCTTATGTCTGTCCCCACAGACCAGCACCTGCTCCTGGGGGCAGAGGAAGGCATTTTCATCTTGAACCGGAATGATCAGGAGGCCACACTGGAAATGGTGAGGACAGCAGCTGGGGGAccgagggcaggggctggagTTGGGGTTGCTGGGGTCTTATGGGAGCCATCTGCCTCGTTCTCTGCAGCTCTTTCCTAGCCGGACTACCTGGGTGTACTCCATCAACAATGTCCTCATGTCCCTCTCAGGTCTGGCTGTGGGTcaggtggggggagtggggtcAGAAGTTAAGGGGTCGAGAGGGGGTTGGGAGGTAGATGGGCAcagctgaaaacaaaataaaacaaacaaaaacataggcTCCCCCTTCACAGAGCCCGCAGTTAAAAATCTCAGCCACTTTTTCACTGTGGGACTtgctccctgggcctcagtttccctacccaTAAAATGGGGTTCACAGTAGTCCCACCTCAAGTCAGTTTTGAGGTAAGGTCTACAGTAagtctttacatttctttgacgTTTAGATGAGAGTTGGAACTTATCCCACACTTGTGAAATAGAGTGAGGGAGTAGATAGAGGTTACAATTTTGTGTTACTGTTTTGTAAACATTTTGCGTAAAAGAATTTCTAATTGACGGGGAAACACCAAGCCAAATCGGCTTCATGAGTTAGTTAATATCACATCTGTGATGACTTCAAGAGAATTTCTGGATCGGTTTCTTCTTAAATGTAGTAGCGTGTGCACCTTCACCTGGCTGGCTAAGTGTCCATAGTTTCTCCTGCGGCTACCAGCACGGGAGGCTAGGGAACATACTCATTTTACTCACCACTGTTCACCAGAGCCAAGCACAGGACCTGGCCTAAGGTGGACATTTACAATATGTTGagtggaaaatgaagaaataaaagtgtttgAGACTTGAAGCCTTGGGAGTTTCAAAGGGATAGGGccaagagaagggacagagaaaggtgGCTGTGTCTGGTGTCCGTTAACTGCCTGCTTCCCCTTACACACACATACGCCGTAGGAAAGACCCCCCACCTGTATTCTCATAGCATCCTGGGCCTGCTGGAGCGCAAGGAGACCAGAGCGGGAAGCCCCATCGCTCACATGAGCCCCCACCGGCTACTGGCAAGGTACCAGCCCCCAGTGGCGCCACAGGCCCCCGCAATCCCCCCTTCCTGCCGCCCCTCCGCATTTACACGTGCTTTCTCCTGCAGGAAGAATATGGTCTCCACCAAGATCCAGGACACCAAAGGGTGCCGGGCTTGCTGCgtgggtgagagagaatcctgacggggtggggtggggggaacgtGAGGAAAGGGGGCGTGGCGGGGCAGGGACTGCATCTACCCAAGGGGGTTACATTGTTAAGGCAGGCTGTCAACAGCCCGGGGAAGTTGTGTGCcctttgggggggtggggtggaggggagagaagattGACCCTAACCCATCCTTACCCATCTCCCACAGCGGAGGGTGCGAACTCGGGGGGCCCGTTCCTGTGCGGCGCACTGGAGACGTCCGTGGTCCTGCTTCAGTGGTACCAGCCCATGAACAAGTTCCTGCTGGTCCGGGTAGGGGGGCTGTCGAGGCTGGGGACTCTGTGAGGTTGCATGCTAGGGCCTTCCACTTGTTACGCTTCTGCTGAGAGTTTCATGAAGCCCGGCTTCTACCCGAGGCCCCCGCTCCAATCTCCCCCGAGGCCCCGCCCACCTGTGGTCGGTGCCAGAGGCTCCCCCTTCCGAGAGCTTCCAGATCCTTAAGCTCCGCCTCTCACTCCAGCCTAATTATCCTTCAGGCCCTATGCCCCATTCCTCGGGTCTCTAAGGGGACCCCACTCAGATCCTTTGACTCTAAGGAGACTTTGCTGCCTGTGAGGTCACGCCCCTCCGGGGACCCCGCCTCGCTGTCATTAAGGCGGCACGCTCCAAACAAGGCACGCCAACTTTGAGCCACATCCACCCGTTTCTAAGGAGGCATCACCTCACGCCTCTGGGGCCTTACCGCCTGAAGTTTCTAGGTGCCATCCCCCAAAACCGAGGGCCCAGGAAATATACTTGGGAAGCTCCCTGCAGGCTCtcctcccaggcccctcccctctcaGGCCCCGCCCCACGACTCTGAGCCCGCCCCCCCCTGTGCGGCCTGCAGCAGGTGCTGTTCCCGCTACCGACGCCCCTTCCAGTGTTCGCTCTACTGACCGGgccgggctccgagctgcccgCCGTCTGCATCGGCGTGAGCCCGGGGCGGCCGGCGAACTCGGTGCTCTTCCACACCGTGCGCTTCGGCGCGCTCTCCTGCTGGCTGGGCGAGATGAGCACAGGTGGGTGGGGCAGGCtcgctgggggcggggctgctgggagggggtgggctgGGCGGCTGGGCTGTGCTTAGCCTGCGATGTAACTGGGGTAACTGGGAAAGGGATTGCAGCTGGGGCGAGGGGAGAGAGGTGGATGCATACAGCCGGTGAGATGGAGGACCCGTCGGGACCGCTGTGATGGGCGGGGTTTAGCTTGGGAATGGAGAGGGTGCCTAGCGGAGGAAGGCAGAAGCAGGTGGAATTGGTCTTTGAACCTCTGCCTGTCAAACAGAGCACAGGGGACCGGTGCAGGTGACCCAGGTAGAGGAAGACAAGGTGATGGTGTTGATGGACGGTAAGGACCCTCCTCCCAGTCTTTTCTCCACTGTTCCTGGATCTCAGCTTCGCAGACCCTGTGCTTCTCAGAAATGCTGAGCCCCTCCGGGCCTTGCCCTTGTCCTGCTGTGCTTCTCAGTGAATTTATTGTACAGTCTCTCAGCATCCTTCTGAGCCTCACTCTTATagccctctctctaccctcttcTAGGGTCTCTGAAGCTGGTGACTCCGGAGGGAGACCCAGTCCGGGGACTTCGAACTCCAGAGATCCCTATGACTGAAGCAGTAGAGGCCGTGGGTATGTGCAGGGATGGGAGGGCCCCCGGTCCAGAATGGAGGCTCAGTGATACCCAAGCGTAACAGGCACTGCTTGTCTCCCAGCTATGGTCGGGGGCCGGCTCCAGGCCTTTTGGAAGCATGGAGTGCAGgtgtgggctccaggctcagaccAGGTAAGCTTCATCCCAATGCCCACAACTCCGCTCCTTCCCCATCAGGCATCCAGTTCATCAGATGGATCAGGAGAATTGAGTCAGGGTGGGAAGCCCTGACTAGAAGCTTCCTCCAGTCTCAGTTCAGCCGGGTCCCCTTCTATACCCCAGGGTCTCTTGGGTCTAGAGCTCATTCCAGGCCACTGGGGGATCTTGTGCGAGAGAGTCtactctctctgaacctcagtctccaactataaaatgggggtcactatggggcgcctgggtggcgcagtcggttaagcgtccgacatcagccaggtcacgatctcgcggtccgtgagttcgagccccgcgtcaggctctgggctgatggctcggagcctggagcctgtttccgattctgtgtctccctctctctctgcccctcccccgttcatgctctgtctctctctgtcccaaaaataaataaaaaacgttgaaaaaaaaattaaaaaaaaaaaaataaaatgggggtcACTAGAGAGAGATGTGGGTGGTTAAGAACATGAACAGATGGCCTGGGTTGGAACCAGCTGATTGGCCTCAAGCAAATGACTTAACGTTCCCATGCATTactttccccatctggaaaatggagtgAAAAATGGTCCTTAGCTCATAGATGTGTCAGATGCTGCCCATACGTGTTTGTATTTAATCTTCACCATCACATATGAGGAAGGTCCTGTGACTTCACAGGTTAGtaatctgaggcacagagaggaaaaggaacttgcgtggggggggggtcacacagctggtgaatgGTGTTAACTAGAATTATTTCTGGATCTAAGACTAAAAGTTTAGagacctctcccccacccccgttccctttaagggaaaggggaagagtcTTCTAGATACTGAAACACACACTTTTCCCCCAGCTGTTGCAGGAGCTGAGAGACCCCACCCTCACCTTCCGTCTTCTTGGCTCCCCCAGGTATGGACTTAAGGAAGGGGAACACGGAACCGGGGAGGGGGGCTTCCAGTTTGGAGAGGTGTCTTGAGATCTCTCTAGCCACCTGTATCTTTGGCCTGGACATTCTGTCTcttggtctccctgcttctatcTCTGTGCCTTATTCCCCACACAGCAGCCAaggggacatttttatttttttaattttaattttcactttttagtttgacataattttttttttttatttattttttttttaatttttttttttaattttatttatttttgggacagagagagacagagcatgaacgggggaggggcagagagagagggagacacagaatccgaaacaggctccaggctccgagctatcagcccagagcctgacgcggggctcgaactcacggaccgcgagatcgtgacctggctgaagtcggacgcttaaccgactgcgccacccaggcgcccctagtttgacATAATTTTAGACTCACAGAGAAGttgcaaaaagaaatttaaaaattctcgtATCCCCTTCATTCATCCAGTTCCTCAGATGTTAgctttttggttggtttttgtttttgtttttctgtgtgtgtgtgtgtgtgtgtgtgtgtgtgtgctttgtttTTATCATGTATATTTTATCCTCTTTTGTatatgtgtcattttttttctatctgggTGTGAACTGTTTCCTAAATCCAAGCAAAGACATATTCTTACAGACCACAGCGCAGCTgtcaaaatcaagaaaatgacagCAAGACATCACTACCTTCTAATCCACATACCCGGTCTCACCGGTTAGCCCAATGATACTCTTTATAAccaaaaaataatacttttttttttttttttctggtcctgGAGACAATTCAAAATGATGGGTTGCATTTAAGAGTGGTGTTTCTTTAGTCTTTAGCCTGGAACAGTTCttcaggttttctttgtttttcgtgaccttgatacttttgaagagtacaggaaggttgttttccagaatgtcccTCAGTTGGGTTTGAGGTTTCCAGGTTAAGCATTTCGGGGGCAGGGGTACCGTGGAAGTGATGGCGGGTCGTCAGTCCATCATATCATGTCAGTTTGTCCCAGTACTGGTCACGCCATCTTTGAACATTTGGGGAAGGTGGGGTGAGTCCGGTTTCTCCACTAGAAGTTACTTTTGTgctaaaaaaaagtatcttttgtGGTGATTTGCTGAGACTGTGTAATTATACTGTTTCTATCAGACTTTTACTCATGGCTTTTAGTATCTATTATTGATTTTTGCCTGAATATATTTTTAGGATAGTTACCCAGTGGGGATTTCCTATT
This window contains:
- the MAP4K1 gene encoding mitogen-activated protein kinase kinase kinase kinase 1 isoform X1 — protein: MDLVDPDIFNRDPRDHYDLLQRLGGGTYGEVFKARDKVTGDLVAVKMVKMEPDDDVSTLQKEILILKTCRHANIVAYHGSYLWLQKFWICMEFCGAGSLQDIYQVTGPLSELQISYVCREVLQGLAYLHSQKKIHRDIKGANILINDAGEVRLADFGISAQIGATLARRLSFIGTPYWMAPEVAAVALKGGYNELCDVWSLGITAIELAELQPPLFDVHPLRVLFLMSKSGYQPPRLKEKGKWSAAFHNFVKVTLTKNPKKRPGATKMLSHQLVSQPRLNRSLILDLLDKLRNPGKGAPVVEIEDEEPEVPPAVPRRIRSTHRSSSLGIPDADCCRRHMQFRKLRGMESRPTAHTAHLQPPGDFRSSSPRRQPSESDDDYDDVDIPTPADDVPPPLPPKPKFRSSSDEGPGSTGDDGQLSPGVLVRCASGPPPRTPHLGPPPATRSPHLTAHSEPSLWNPTPRDPGQPPLLPPKKEKMKRKGCALLVKLFNGCPLRIHSTAAWIHPSTKDQHLLLGAEEGIFILNRNDQEATLEMLFPSRTTWVYSINNVLMSLSGKTPHLYSHSILGLLERKETRAGSPIAHMSPHRLLARKNMVSTKIQDTKGCRACCVAEGANSGGPFLCGALETSVVLLQWYQPMNKFLLVRQVLFPLPTPLPVFALLTGPGSELPAVCIGVSPGRPANSVLFHTVRFGALSCWLGEMSTEHRGPVQVTQVEEDKVMVLMDGSLKLVTPEGDPVRGLRTPEIPMTEAVEAVAMVGGRLQAFWKHGVQVWAPGSDQLLQELRDPTLTFRLLGSPRPVVVETRPADDPTAPSNLYIQE